ATGCGATCTCCACCATCATGCCCGGCCAGCCGATGCAGATGTTCGAGAGCGAAGAAGGCGCAGCCTGATCAGGCTCCCTCAACGGTATCTTCGATATAAGCTGACCTGAACCGGGAACATTTCCGGTTCAATCAGGTTAATCCAGATAGTCGTCCGCACGGATGCGGTCGGCTGCAAATTCATTTCTTGATAAGGCTGAACCCATTACGACGCGCGACACCTCGAACGAATCGATCATCCCCGAACAGGAAAAGCACCGCGACGACATGCGTGCGGTGGTCATCGTGCCTGTCCTCAAGCAGCAGCGCGAAAGCCGTGATGCGGTGGCGGGTCCGGTTTCTCCTGTACGGTCCGTTGAGGCCAAGCTTGAGGAAGCAAAGGGGCTGGCGCTCGCCATTGATCTTGAGGTGACGCAAGGTCTTGTCGTGCCGGTCAACCAGCCGCGTCCGGCGACTTTGTTTGGAACCGGCAAGATCGAGGAAATCGGCCATCTTCTGGATGAAACCAATTCCGGTCTGGTGATCGTCGATCATCCTTTGACCCCGGTGCAGCAGCGCAATCTTGAAAAGCAGTGGAATGCCAAGGTCATCGACAGGACGGGCCTGATCCTCGAAATCTTCGGCCGCCGTGCCTCCACCAAGGAAGGCACGTTGCAGGTCGATCTTGCGCATCTGAACTATCAGAAGGGCCGCCTCGTCAGAAGCTGGACCCACCTTGAACGCCAGCGTGGTGGCGCGGGCTTCATGGGCGGTCCGGGTGAAACGCAGATCGAGGCCGACCGTCGGCTGCTGCAGGATCGCATCGTCAAGCTCGAGCGCGAGCTGGAGCAGGTCGTGCGCACCCGCCAGCTTCACCGCGCCAAGCGCCGCAAGGTGCCGCACCCGATCGTGGCGCTGGTCGGTTATACCAATGCCGGCAAGTCCACCCTCTTCAATCGCATTACCGGTGCTGGCGTTCTGGCGGAAGACATGCTGTTCGCAACGCTCGATCCGACCTTGCGCCGCATGAAGCTGCCGCATGGCCGCACGGTTATCCTGTCCGATACCGTCGGTTTCATCTCCGATCTGCCGACGCATCTCGTCGCCGCTTTCCGCGCAACGCTGGAAGAGGTGCTGGAAGCCGATCTTATTTTGCACGTGCGCGACATGTCCGATCCGGATAATGCCGCCCAGTCGGCCGATGTGCTGCGCATTCTTGGCGATCTCGGCATCGACGAAAAGGAAGCCGAAAAGCGCATCATCGAGGTCTGGAACAAGGTCGATCGTCTCGAACCCGAAGCGCATGACGCCATCATTGAACGTGCCGAGGGCCGCTCCGATATTCGTGCCGTTTCGGCGGTCACGGGCGAGGGCGTAGATGCCCTGATGGACGAGATTTCCGGCCGTCTGTCAGGTGTCCTGACGGAAACGACTGTAGTCCTCTCCGTCGAGCAATTGCCGCTGATCTCATGGGTCTACAGCAACTCCATCGTGGATAGCCGCGAAGACAATGAGGACGGTTCTGTTTCCCTTGATGTGCGCCTGTCGGAAGCGCAGGCCACCGAGCTGGAACGGAAGCTTGGAAAGGCAACCATCCGCGAGCGGGAAGACTGGGAGCAGTAAACGCTCCGAGAACGATTGCGGTATATTCCCTTATACTCAACGTCATCCTTGGGCTTGTCCCAAGGATCTAGACACACAGATACAATCAGGATGTCGCAGATGCTCGGGGCAGGCCCGAGCATGATGCACAGGAGAGGTTTTAGGTTTTCGTCACCACTGTCGAAAGCACCGGGCGCTCTGAATTTTTCGGCATATCCGGGTGATCAGGACGAAACCATATCCAGCGAGCGTTCTATGCGCTTTGCCGCCTGCCACAGGTCTTCCATTCTCTCAAGGCTCGCTTCCTGAAGCGTTTCGCCATTTTCGGTGAGCGACGTCTCGATGTGATTGAAACGCCTGCGGAATTTCGTATTGGTGCCGCGCAGCGCGTCTTCCGGATCGGCTTTGACATGGCGGCCGATATTGACCAGCGCGAAGATGAGATCGCCAAGTTCATCAGAGACCTTCTCCGGCTTTCCCTCCGCCAGCGCTTCACGCAGTTCGGCGATTTCCTCCTCGATCTTGTCGAGAATGGGGGCTGGATCCGACCAATCGAAACCGACACGCGCAGCCTGTTCCTGCAACTTCAGAGCCTCGGTCAGAGCCGGCTGGCTACGCTGCACACTGCCTAAAAAGCCGGCCTTGAAATCCTCGGTGATACCGCGGCGGGCGCGGCGTTCCGCACGCTCGCGCTTTTCCTCGGCCTTGATCTGGTCCCATTGCAGCTTGACGCTGTCAGGCGTATTGGCGGCGGAAACGGCAAAGACGTGCGGATGGCGGCGGATCATTTTGGACGTCACGGCCTCAACCACGTCACCAAAGGCGAATTCGCCCCGTTCCTCGGCGATGCGGGCATGGAAAACCACCTGCAGCAACAGGTCGCCCAGTTCTTCGCAAAGATCGTCCATATCCCTGCGCTCGATGGCGTCGGCAACCTCATAAGCCTCTTCGATGGTGTAAGGCTTGATCGTCTCGAAGGTCTGGACGACATCCCAGGGGCAGCCGGTTTCCGGCTGGCGCAGGGCTTCCATGATCTCGATCAGGCGGGAAATATCCTTCGAGGCTTCCATAGTCTTTCAAACCTTCGTTCTTTATTTTCATACATATCCAGGCGGAAAACCGTCTAGAAATGCTCTAGTTCAGCGGAATATCGTTGCCGCTCTTCGATGACTGATAGCTGGTGGAAAGCTCGTCATAGGCAGCCTTGATGCGGGCCGTCTGCGCCTTCAGCTCGGTCTTCAGCGGATCGTCTTCGCTCTCCACCAGATCGGCAATGAAGAAAGAGTTCCAGAAGGCGTTGCTGCGGCGATACCCGCCCGGCTCCAGCCCGAAAACTTCCTTGAGGATTTTCAGGTCGTGCGGAATGGCGAAAGCGTCGCGCGAATCCTCGTGGCTGAAAAAGGAGTAGAAATTGTCGAAGCCGGCCCAGGTGATGGCGGACATGCACATGGTGCAGGGTTCATGGGTGGAAAGGAAAATCAATTCCTTGGTGTTCGGCTTCTCACCCAGCTCGTAAAACCGCTTAAGCGCGTGCACTTCGCCATGCCAGAGCGGGTTTTCCAGCTCGTTATTCGTCTCCGCGATCACCAGCGACAGGTCGGATTTACGCAGGATCGCCGCACCGAAAACCTTGTTGCCGAGGCTGACGCCGCGCGCCGTCAGGGGCAGGATATCGTGTTCGATGACATCGAGAAGACGGGCGGCGATGGTCGAGCTGGTCAAGGGTCTTATCCTTCGTACCGCCTCAGGGGGAAGCGGTTTTGCATGGAGATATCGACGAAAATAGTCCCTTCTTGTTCGGCGCGAGGGCCTGGTTTGTCAAGGGATTCTCATGGGATTTCGAGGCGTTCGACAGGGTTGATAAAGGTGCGCCGGTTAGTTTTCCTCAAAAACAGGGGTGTTCGAGAAATAAAAATCCAGGTGTCGGAAAGGCTTGAATTTCTGTTTCTTCAATCTTGCGCCGCAATGCGGGATAAATGCCCGATGCACAACGAACATGATTTTTCCGCTTCTGGCGATCGCCTTTCGACCTTCCCCGCGTTCTTCCGGGTTGAGGGACGGCAGGTCGCTGTTTTCGGCAATGGTGACGAGGCCTTTGCGAAGGTAAGGCTGCTTGCCAATACCAATGCACATATCATTGCTTATGCCGACCAGCCGGAAGCAGATTTTGCGCGCTATATCAGCGAAAACGGCATCGATCATCGGGCTTTGGGTTTCGCAAGCCAGCTGATTGAAGGCGTGACGCTGGTTTTTGCCGCCACTGGGGACGAGGTACTGGACCGTGAGATCGTTTTGGCTGCGCGCGCCAAGAAAATCCCCGCCAATGCGGTGGATCAGCCGGAGTTCTGCGATTTCTTCACGCCGGCACTCGTCGCCCGCGCACCCGTCGCCATAGCCATTGGCACCGAAGGCGCCGGCCCGGTTCTTGCCCAGATGATCCGCGCACGTATCGATCAGATGCTGTCTCCGTCGCTGGGCAAGCTTGCGCGTCTCGCCGTGCAATATCGTGACGCCGCCGAGCAGAATGTTCCCAAGGGCGCGTTGCGGCGCAATTTCTGGCGCCGGTTCTTTTCCGGTGCTGTCGCAGATGCCGTCGCTCTCGGCGATACATCATCCGCCCGCCATGCCGCTGACCGTTTGCTGCAATCGCCCGAGCGCAGCGAAGGCCGCGTCTGGCTTGTGGGCGCTGGTCCCGGTGCTGAAGATTTGCTGACGCTGCGCGCGCAGCGCGTGCTGATGGAAGCGGATGTGATCGTCTATGATGCGCTAGTGCCGCAGGCAATCGTTGACATGGGGCGCCGCGACGCCGAGCGGCTGTCCGTCGGCAAACGCAAGGGCTGCCACAGCAAGTCGCAGGATGAGATCAACCGCCTGCTGGTGCGTCTTGGTAAAGACGGCAAGCGCGTCGTGCGCCTCAAATCCGGTGATCCGCTGGTCTATGGCCGGGCGGGAGAGGAAATGGCGGCGCTGCGCGATGCCGGTATCGGTTACGAGATCGTTCCGGGCATTACCTCCGCCTTCGCCGCTGCTGCGGATTTCGAATTGCCCTTGACGCTGCGCGGTGTCGCTTCGTCGCTGATTTTCACCACCGGCCACGATCTGACCGGCGATGTCCTGCCGGACTGGGCGCGGCTTGCCGTCTCCGGCGCTACCATTGCTGTCTATATGGGCCGCAGCGTTGCCGCGTCGGTCGCGACGAGGCTGATAGAGGCAGGTCTCGGCGTGGAAACGACCGTAGCCGTTATCGAAAATGCCAGCCGCGCGGATCGCCGCCTGCTGCATGGCACTTTGAACGATCTGCCCGACCTCGAACATCGCGACGAACTGACCGGTCCGGTCATGGTCATTATCGGCGATGCGGTGGCGGGCGCCAATTTTGACAGGTCCGAGGCGCTCGCGCTTGTTGCGCGGCCAGCGAACCTTAAAAGGGAGTATGCAAATGGCTGACAAGGTTTTGACCGCCAACCGCCTGGGCGATGGGATCGCTGTATGGCTCGATGCCAATGGCGAATGGACGGAGAACCTGCAGGACGCAATCGTCGCCCGCCACGCAGAGGCCGTCGCTTCGTTCGAGGAAATCGGCAAGCGGGATTTTTCCGCCAACAAGGTCGTTGACGTGAATGTCATCGACGTGGTGGAGGAGAATGGCAAGCTTTGGCCGACGCGGCTTCGTGAGCGCATTCGCGCCGCTGGCCCGACCATGCACTATGCCAACGGCTTCAAGCCGGCCGATGCAGCATTCATCGCAGTCTGAGGAAGAATATGTACCGTTACGACGAGTTCGATCACGCATTTGTTGAAGGCCGCGTGGCACAGTTTCGCGATCAGGTCGAGCGCCGGTTGTCCGGCGAGCTTGCTGAGGACGCGTTCAAGCCGCTGCGCCTTATGAACGGTGTCTATCTCCAGCTCCATGCCTATATGCTGCGCGTCGCCATTCCTTACGGCACGCTGAATTCGCAGCAGATGCGGATGCTGGCCCATATCGCCCGCAAATATGACCGGGGTTACGGCCACTTCACCACCCGCCAGAACATTCAGTACAACTGGCCGCGCCTGTCCGACACGCCCGATATCCTCTCCGAACTGGCAAGCGTGGAAATGCATGCGCTGCAGACCTCGGGTAACTGCATTCGCAACGTGACCGCCGACCATTTCGCGGGCGCCGCCGCAGACGAGGTCGCCGATCCGCGTCCTTATGCGGAAATCCTGCGTCAATGGTCTTCCGTGCATCCGGAGTTCTCGTTCCTGCCGCGCAAGTTCAAAATCGCTGTAACGGGCGCCGAGCGCGACCGCGCCGCGATTCAGGTTCACGATATCGGCCTGCATCTGAAAAAGAACGACAAGGGCGAGATCGGTTTTGCCGTCTATGTCGGCGGCGGGCAGGGCCGTACGCCGATGATCGCCAAGAAGATCCGCGACTTCCTGCCGGAAGAAGACCTGCTGTCCTATACCACGGCCGTCATGCGCGTTTATAACCTGCACGGCCGCCGCGACAACAAGTACAAGGCGCGTATCAAGATCCTCGTGCATGAAACCGGCGCAGAAGAACTGGCCCGCCAGGTCGAGGTCGAATTCGCGGAGCTGAAAAACACGGAATTGAAGCTGCCGGATGCCGATATTGCCGCCATCACCGCCTATTTCGCACCGCCGGCACTGAAGGACCGTCCTGAAGGCTGGGAGAGCCTGGCGCGCTGGAAGCGGGCGGATGAAGGTTTTGCCCGTTTTGTCGAGCAGAACGTCCAGCCGCATAAGCATCCGGACTACGGCATGGTGACGATTTCCCTGAAGCCGATTGGCGGCATTCCCGGCGATGCGACCGACGAGCAGATGGAACTCGTCGCCGATATCGCCGCCGAATACGCGTTTGACGAAATCCGCATCAGCCACGAGCAGAACATCATCCTGCCGCATGTGGCACTGGCCGATCTCGAGCCGATCTATCGCGCACTTGTAGGAGCTGGACTGGCGACTGCCAATGCCGGGCTGATCACCGATATCATTGCCTGTCCCGGGCTGGACTATTGCGCGCTTGCCAATGCGCGCTCCATTCCGGTGGCGCAGGAAATCTCCACCCGTTTTGGCGCGCCGGAACGTCAGGCGGAAATCGGCGAGCTTAAGATCAAGATATCCGGCTGCATCAATGCCTGCGGCCACCACCATGTCGGCCATATCGGCCTTCTGGGTGTTGAGAAGAAGGGTGCGGAACTCTACCAGATCACGCTTGGCGGATCGGGTGATGAAAACACCTCGATTGGTGAGATCATTGGCCGTGGTTTCGAGCCGGAAAAAGTCACCGACGCGGTGGAAACTATCGTCGACACCTATCTGGGCTTGCGTCTTTCGAAGGAAGAAACCTTCCTCGAAGCCTATCGCCGCGTCGGACCGCAGCCGTTCAAGGATGCGCTCTACGGTTCCGCCGCTGAAGCCGCCTGAGGAGATTGCCATGACGAAAATCTGGAACCGCGACGGCTTCGTGGAAAACGATCCCTGGGTGATCGAAACGGAAGAGGTGAAGGCAACTGCCGAGCAGAAACCGGTGCTGTCGCTCGCTGATTTCCTTGTCCGTGCGGCTGAAAGCAATGATGTCGGCCTCGGCGTTCTGATTGCGCCTTCCGACGATGTCACCCGGCTCGAGCCCTATCTCGACCGCATCGACCTTGTCGCCGTCAGCTTCCCGGCCTTCAATGACGGGCGGGGTTTCAGCCATGCCTCGTTGCTGCGCAGCCGTCTTGATTTTGCCGGTGAGGTGAGGGCGGTTGGCGATGTTTTGATCGACCAGGTGCCGCTGATGCTGCGCACCGGCTTTACCAGCTTTGCGGTGACGAACGAGACGGCGATCCGCCGCCTGTCCGAAAATCGCCTGCCGGAAATCCCGGTCTATTACCAGCCGACGGCCCTTCCGGCCAACGGTGGAGAGGCCTATAGCTGGCGCCGCCGTGCGGCCCAATGACGCGCTGTGCGGAAATATGAGTTTTAGATGCATATTTTCTGCGCGCATGGCAGTATTGATATTCTCATGCCTTCAAACCGCGGCAAAAATGGTATAATTGCCCGGTCGAAGAATGTCGCTTATCGAATGAATGGACGGAACCTGAAATGAACGCGCCAGCCAAGACGGAAGATTTCGCGATCAAGATACCTGATGGTGTTTACGCCGAGACAGTTTTGTCGGTGGAGCACTATACGGATCACCTGTTCCGTTTCCGCATGACGCGTCCGGCCGGCTTCCGCTTCCGCTCCGGCGAATTCGCCATGATCGGCCTGATGGTCGGCGAAAAGCCGATCTACCGCGCTTATTCCATCGCCAGCCCTGCCTGGGACGAGGAACTCGAATTCTTCTCGATCAAGGTTCCGGATGGCCCGTTGACCTCGCATCTTCAGGCGATCAAGCCCGGTGATACCGTGCTTATGCGCAAGAAGCCGACAGGAACTCTGGTTCTGGATGCCCTGACACCAGGCAGACGGCTCTATATGTTCTCGACCGGCACCGGCATTGCACCTTTCGCAAGCCTGATCCGCGATCCAGAGACCTATGAAAAGTTCGAAGAGGTCATCCTCACCCATACCTGCCGCGATGTGGCCGAACTGAAATACGGTTTCGATCTGGTCGAGGAAATCAGGAACCATGAATTCCTGAACGAGATCGTCGGCGACAAGCTCAAGCACTATGCGACTGTCACGCGCGAGGATTATCCCTTCAAGGGCCGCATCACCTCGCTGATTGAGAACGGCAAGCTGTTTGCGGATCTGGGTGTTCCCGCACTCGATCCCGCGATCGATCGCGGCATGATCTGCGGTTCTTCGGCCATGCTGAAGGACACGAAGGAGCTTCTTGAAAAGGCCGGCCTTAACGAAGGTGCGAACAACAAGCCTGCCGAGTTCGTCATCGAGCGCGCTTTCGTCGGATAACCGACATTTGCGCAAGTTGGATGAAGGAGGCCGTGAGGCCTCCTTTTTTATTTGTACGGTTTACTGAGGCAGTACTTCGTCGGCCTGCTTCGGGGCGATCTCGTTTCGGTAGATGAAGAAGAGAGCGATGGCGATGGCCGATATGCCGCCGCCGACCAAGTGCGAAAGGGCGTAACCGCCTTTGGTTACCAGCCAGCCGGCAACAACGTTGCTGAGGGACGCAACAATGCCTTGCACCATCATGACGCTTGCAAGGCCGACATTGAACCGGCCGGTTCCCTTGAGAATGCGTTCGGCGGCCACAGGCGTCACGATGCCCAGAAGGCCTGCACCGATACCGTCAAGCAGCTGTACCGGAAAGATTACCCAGAAATCCGTGAAGGCGGATGCCAGCAGACCGCGGATAGGCAGGGCGGCAAGCGCGATCAGGAACACCGTCGCAAGACCGAAGCGACGGATCAGCCACGGCGCCAGGGCCGCAACGAAGATCATGGCGAATTGCGCGACGCCAGTAATGATCGCTGTCGTGCGGAATGGTGTCTGCAGTTCGATGGCGAAATTCTGCGCGATAAGCCGCCCCATCGGCGCGTTGCCGAAGTGGAAGATAAGAAGAATGATCGCGAGGAATATCAGACCGCGTTCGTGAAGCAGCACATTGATGCCTGAAGGTCCCGGTTCGCCCTTGTCTTCGCCAAGGCCTCGCGCCACCTTGTGGTCGATCCTGTCGGGGTCGATGGCGGCGGCGGCAACAAGTGCGCCGGCAGCCGTCAGAAGCATCAGTCCGATGACGCCATGCAGGCCGAAGAAGGAAACGGCAACGTAAGTGGCGAAGAGCGATGCGAAATTGCCGCCATGGTTCCAGAATTCGTTTCGCGATATCTGACGGGAGAACAGGCGTTCACCGACCAGACCAAGCGTCAGTCCGGCCAGAGCCGGTCCAACGACCGCGCCGACAACCGCAGTCATGATCTGGCCGGTCCAGACGATCCACGCATCGGGAAAGATCAGCGTAATCAGCGCGCCGACGGTGACGAGAACGACGGGGATGGCAATCAACGTTCTTTTCCACGTCGTGCCGTCCACCAACGCGCCGCAGAGCGGTGTGGCAAGCAGACCGACAAGGCCACCGACCGTGGCAATCATCCCCAGCGAAAGCGATGACCAGCCCTGTGTCGCCAAAAATGCGTCCAGGAACGGCCCTAGCCCGTCGCGGGCATCGGCCAGAAAGAAATTAAGCGCCGCAAGGGCAAAAAGCGTGCGGTCTGACATACCACCGCTGCGAGGCAGACCGCCGGAGGGGAGGCTGCCGCGCGGTGCCAAAACGCCGATCGTCGTCATGAAATATGCTCCGAAAAATATGCGGTAGGTGATCAGAAATTGATCGACGCTGGCGAGAAACATCTATGCCTGCATTTGGTTGCATCGGCACGATAGAAACATGAGCCTCTCGAATTTTTTGACAGTTGCTAAATAAACCGGAGGAACGTTTGACGGTGCAAGCGAGTTAGTCTTCGTGAAAAATTGGATACGCGCCATGAAAACGACGGCTATCACGAGTTTATTTTTTGCAGGGCTGCTCGGTGTGCAGCCGGCATTAGCGGACGAACGCGAATTCCTCTCGTCGCTGAAAGGCACATGGGCGGGTAAGGGAACCGTGATCACCCGCATTGGCACGCCGCCAATCAACGTCAATTGTACGCTGAATTCCAAAGCGGGGACCTCGTCGCTCAATATGTCCGGCACATGCCGTGGCCTTCTAGTGGTCAGGCGCGCAATTGCAGCCGACCTGTCGGAGAAAGGTGGACGTTACAGCGGCGCTTACACCGGACCCTCCGGCCGACCGTCTGCCCTTTCCGGTACGCGGCAGGGAAATGCAATCAATCTGACGGTTCGCTGGAACCGCGACATCAACGGCGACCGCGTCGCAGCCATGACAATCGAAAAAGTCGGGCAAAACGGCCTGCGGCTTCGCACCACCGACAAGGACGGCAGGACCGGCAAGACGGTGGTGACGAGCGATATCCGGCTCGTGCGCTGACCAAACCGTGAGATGAAGACAACGACCGATAAGGCGGCTTAAGCCTCTAGCTGAATTCGAGCAGCAAGGGGCAATGATCCGAGACTTCTGGCTGTCTCACCACATCGAAATGATCGACCTGCACAACTGGGTTGACCAGCATGTAATCTGCAAAACGGTTTTGTTTGGCATAATGCGAGGTGCACGTGTCTGTGAAACCACGTGTCGTGACGAGTTCGATGAGATCCAGTTCCTTCAATACCGTGAAGGTGTCGCTCTCAGGCAGAACATTAAAATCGCCGCACACGATGATCCGGTCACCATCCTCCGCGATGTCTTTGACGAGTTTCACGAGGCGTTTTGCCTGCATCAGACGGGCGGGAATATCGTGTTTACCGTTGGGGTCACGCAGCCCATGCATATGGGCGATGACGGCTGGCTGGCCGGTCGTGAAGTCGAAAACCCTGACAGCATGGCCCGTGCGCGAACGCGGGTGATCTCCGTATCCATTCGCAGAAAAGCAGCCGTGCACAAAACCTTGAGCCTGCGCAACAATCGCGATGGATTTACGCACGAAAGTCGCCAGCCCCCATTGAGAGGGATATCGTGTCTCCCCGTGCCAGAGGTCACCCTGTGACGCCGGGCAAAAGATTGCCAGATGATCGGGTAGGGCTTCTTCGACATCGCGAAGAAAGTTCGCCCTTTGCGGCAGATCCCTACCGTCATCGCGATAGCTCAGCCAGTCCTCTTCGGCTGCCGGTGTATGCACCACTTCCTGCAAACATAGAATGTCGGGATCGGACGCGGAGATATAGGGAACAAGCTCGTCATGGAGCTTTCCGCCCCAACCATTCAGGCAAATCAAACGCATTCAAACTCCATCACCGCTTAAATTGCAGCATCCGGTTTAGCATGGAACGGGTTACGATCAATCGCATGTGACGTGGTCGCCCGGTCTTGGGGCTTGTGTCCGGAACGAAAAAGGCCCGGATCGCTCCGGGCCTTCATAAGTTCGTTCGTACCGATGCCTTTATTCGGCGGCCTCGGCATAAGCCTCCATCGGCGGGCAGGTGCAGATGAGGTTGCGGTCGCCATAGACATTGTCAATGCGGTTTACCGGCGACCAGTATTTGTCGATGCGGAAGGCGCCGGGCGGGAAGCAACCCTGTTCGCGGCTGTAAGGACGATCCCACTCGCCGACGAGATCTTCCACCGTGTGCGGCGCGTTCTTCAGCGGATTGTTGGTCTTGTCCGCACGGCCTTCCTCGATGTCGCGGGCTTCCTCGCGGATCGCCAGCATGGCATCGCAGAAACGGTCGATTTCCGCCTTGGTCTCGGATTCCGTTGGCTCGATCATCAGCGTGCCGGCAACCGGCCAGCTCATGGTCGGCGCATGGAAACCGCAGTCGACGAGGCGCTTTGCAACGTCGTCCACCGTCACGCCGCAGCTGTCTGCCAGCGGGCGGGTGTCGATGATGCACTCATGCGCCACTCGTCCCGTTTCGGACTTGTAGAGCACGTCGTAAGCGCCCTTCAGCCGTTCGGCGATGTAGTTGGCGTTGAGGATCGCAACCTTGGTCGCCTGCGTCAGCCCTTCGCCGCCCATCATCAGGCAGTAGCTCCAGGAAATCGGCAGGATCGACGGCGAGCCGAAGGGGGCAGCCGAAACCGCACCTTCACGACCGTCCGTCGTCGGATGGCCGGGAAGATAGGGAGCAAGATGCGCCTTGACGCCGATCGGCCCCATGCCCGGACCGCCGCCGCCATGCGGGATGCAAAAGGTCTTGTGCAGGTTGAGGTGGCTGACGTCGGAACCGATATCGCCGGGACGGGCAAGACCAACCATGGCGTTCATGTTGGCGCCGTCGAGATAGACCTGACCACCGTGTTTATGGGTGATCTCGCAAATCTCGCGAACCGTCTCCTCAAACACGCCATGGGTGGACGGATAGGTGATCATGCAGCACGAGAGGTTTTCCGCATACTGCTCTGCTTTTGCTCGGAAATCGTCGATATCAATATCGCCATTTTCCCGCACTTTCACCGGCACCACTTTCATGCCGACCATCTGCGCGGAGGCTGGATTGGTGCCGTGCGCCGAGGTTGGAATGAGGCAAACGTCGCGATGTGCGCCGCCATTGGCGATGTGGTAGTTGCGGATGGTCAGGAGCCCCGCATATTCCCCTTGAGCGCCGGAATTCGGCTG
This region of Agrobacterium tumefaciens genomic DNA includes:
- the hflX gene encoding GTPase HflX translates to MRSAANSFLDKAEPITTRDTSNESIIPEQEKHRDDMRAVVIVPVLKQQRESRDAVAGPVSPVRSVEAKLEEAKGLALAIDLEVTQGLVVPVNQPRPATLFGTGKIEEIGHLLDETNSGLVIVDHPLTPVQQRNLEKQWNAKVIDRTGLILEIFGRRASTKEGTLQVDLAHLNYQKGRLVRSWTHLERQRGGAGFMGGPGETQIEADRRLLQDRIVKLERELEQVVRTRQLHRAKRRKVPHPIVALVGYTNAGKSTLFNRITGAGVLAEDMLFATLDPTLRRMKLPHGRTVILSDTVGFISDLPTHLVAAFRATLEEVLEADLILHVRDMSDPDNAAQSADVLRILGDLGIDEKEAEKRIIEVWNKVDRLEPEAHDAIIERAEGRSDIRAVSAVTGEGVDALMDEISGRLSGVLTETTVVLSVEQLPLISWVYSNSIVDSREDNEDGSVSLDVRLSEAQATELERKLGKATIREREDWEQ
- the mazG gene encoding nucleoside triphosphate pyrophosphohydrolase, whose translation is MEASKDISRLIEIMEALRQPETGCPWDVVQTFETIKPYTIEEAYEVADAIERRDMDDLCEELGDLLLQVVFHARIAEERGEFAFGDVVEAVTSKMIRRHPHVFAVSAANTPDSVKLQWDQIKAEEKRERAERRARRGITEDFKAGFLGSVQRSQPALTEALKLQEQAARVGFDWSDPAPILDKIEEEIAELREALAEGKPEKVSDELGDLIFALVNIGRHVKADPEDALRGTNTKFRRRFNHIETSLTENGETLQEASLERMEDLWQAAKRIERSLDMVSS
- a CDS encoding deaminase translates to MTSSTIAARLLDVIEHDILPLTARGVSLGNKVFGAAILRKSDLSLVIAETNNELENPLWHGEVHALKRFYELGEKPNTKELIFLSTHEPCTMCMSAITWAGFDNFYSFFSHEDSRDAFAIPHDLKILKEVFGLEPGGYRRSNAFWNSFFIADLVESEDDPLKTELKAQTARIKAAYDELSTSYQSSKSGNDIPLN
- the cysG gene encoding siroheme synthase CysG codes for the protein MHNEHDFSASGDRLSTFPAFFRVEGRQVAVFGNGDEAFAKVRLLANTNAHIIAYADQPEADFARYISENGIDHRALGFASQLIEGVTLVFAATGDEVLDREIVLAARAKKIPANAVDQPEFCDFFTPALVARAPVAIAIGTEGAGPVLAQMIRARIDQMLSPSLGKLARLAVQYRDAAEQNVPKGALRRNFWRRFFSGAVADAVALGDTSSARHAADRLLQSPERSEGRVWLVGAGPGAEDLLTLRAQRVLMEADVIVYDALVPQAIVDMGRRDAERLSVGKRKGCHSKSQDEINRLLVRLGKDGKRVVRLKSGDPLVYGRAGEEMAALRDAGIGYEIVPGITSAFAAAADFELPLTLRGVASSLIFTTGHDLTGDVLPDWARLAVSGATIAVYMGRSVAASVATRLIEAGLGVETTVAVIENASRADRRLLHGTLNDLPDLEHRDELTGPVMVIIGDAVAGANFDRSEALALVARPANLKREYANG
- a CDS encoding DUF2849 domain-containing protein; translated protein: MADKVLTANRLGDGIAVWLDANGEWTENLQDAIVARHAEAVASFEEIGKRDFSANKVVDVNVIDVVEENGKLWPTRLRERIRAAGPTMHYANGFKPADAAFIAV
- a CDS encoding nitrite/sulfite reductase, which produces MYRYDEFDHAFVEGRVAQFRDQVERRLSGELAEDAFKPLRLMNGVYLQLHAYMLRVAIPYGTLNSQQMRMLAHIARKYDRGYGHFTTRQNIQYNWPRLSDTPDILSELASVEMHALQTSGNCIRNVTADHFAGAAADEVADPRPYAEILRQWSSVHPEFSFLPRKFKIAVTGAERDRAAIQVHDIGLHLKKNDKGEIGFAVYVGGGQGRTPMIAKKIRDFLPEEDLLSYTTAVMRVYNLHGRRDNKYKARIKILVHETGAEELARQVEVEFAELKNTELKLPDADIAAITAYFAPPALKDRPEGWESLARWKRADEGFARFVEQNVQPHKHPDYGMVTISLKPIGGIPGDATDEQMELVADIAAEYAFDEIRISHEQNIILPHVALADLEPIYRALVGAGLATANAGLITDIIACPGLDYCALANARSIPVAQEISTRFGAPERQAEIGELKIKISGCINACGHHHVGHIGLLGVEKKGAELYQITLGGSGDENTSIGEIIGRGFEPEKVTDAVETIVDTYLGLRLSKEETFLEAYRRVGPQPFKDALYGSAAEAA
- a CDS encoding DUF934 domain-containing protein; this encodes MTKIWNRDGFVENDPWVIETEEVKATAEQKPVLSLADFLVRAAESNDVGLGVLIAPSDDVTRLEPYLDRIDLVAVSFPAFNDGRGFSHASLLRSRLDFAGEVRAVGDVLIDQVPLMLRTGFTSFAVTNETAIRRLSENRLPEIPVYYQPTALPANGGEAYSWRRRAAQ
- a CDS encoding ferredoxin--NADP reductase — its product is MNAPAKTEDFAIKIPDGVYAETVLSVEHYTDHLFRFRMTRPAGFRFRSGEFAMIGLMVGEKPIYRAYSIASPAWDEELEFFSIKVPDGPLTSHLQAIKPGDTVLMRKKPTGTLVLDALTPGRRLYMFSTGTGIAPFASLIRDPETYEKFEEVILTHTCRDVAELKYGFDLVEEIRNHEFLNEIVGDKLKHYATVTREDYPFKGRITSLIENGKLFADLGVPALDPAIDRGMICGSSAMLKDTKELLEKAGLNEGANNKPAEFVIERAFVG